One window of Bifidobacterium pseudocatenulatum DSM 20438 = JCM 1200 = LMG 10505 genomic DNA carries:
- a CDS encoding ABC transporter permease encodes MWSITLKLMRKTKRMLIPAGIAIMIGTAFIASTFLFGNAMNDSLTRQLTAMFGNANYAVTVNSSDLSDKELNEAYSSTVGDFHLDQIAGIEGVGGVRASVETGVSVSKGDSTVSGEIISTAAQKNMLPVNITEGDQPKDSNEVALPEDMAKQLNVGVGDTVSLTSRYAVGDDGKAKADNVRVVGLTSDPNGAYSYYGGAIVGSNNLLAAMQGVDDFNATGTTMVYLDLALDGNSVSAKTINGVKALLPKHFDLMSRQQISDESIKSLSGNQTNIVTTFLMCFGVLAMFVAALVIANTFQVLVAQRRRTLALLRTIGAKKGQLYGSVLFEAVVLGFVASVLGVVLGSLLMWGMCVSDIMQAGMRFNFSWQAAVVPILFGIVVTVLASMGSARSATAVTPLEALRPIELTDNRRSSLTRAIIGILMVAVGIAMAIFSIWQVQATNGGEDASGDQFTMILLIAIAGAALVFLGMVVTAVFWMPTLMKGVGALASLTGPSATVAHANIQKNPRRIAATGAALLIGVTLVSTIATGAASAKETMNGALATRYSVDIVAMGDDISQQMVKDVSDINGVSDTLYAPAVSVTLEKADGTQPTSALLVGVKNIDQVKQVMRANLGNASIDSDSVLMPTYNAQTGKELQFANGTADFSTEWNQNGDATRSLTLQANQADYRRVSAQYGAVGFVDESHFTNGDLDAATHVLLVKADTDKSGVSVDDIYNDMQAALEKSTDATVTGPIAERIVWANMIDSMMMLLVGLIAVAVLIALVGVANTLSLSVIERTRESATLRAIGMTRGQLRRSLAVEALLISLVSGISGVLLGTLFGWLGAYVVFSMYGKVVFPFEWGINGIVLAVAAVAALLASVFPARRAVSTPPVEALAEA; translated from the coding sequence ATGTGGTCCATCACTTTGAAACTCATGCGAAAAACCAAGCGCATGCTCATACCCGCAGGCATCGCCATCATGATCGGCACGGCGTTCATCGCCAGCACCTTCCTGTTCGGCAATGCCATGAACGACTCCCTGACACGGCAGCTGACCGCCATGTTCGGAAACGCCAACTATGCGGTGACCGTCAACAGCTCCGACCTGAGCGATAAGGAACTCAACGAGGCGTATTCCAGCACTGTCGGCGACTTTCATCTCGACCAGATCGCCGGCATCGAAGGGGTTGGCGGCGTCCGTGCCTCGGTGGAAACCGGCGTCAGCGTTTCCAAGGGAGACAGCACCGTCAGCGGCGAGATCATTTCCACCGCGGCACAGAAGAACATGCTCCCCGTGAATATCACGGAAGGGGACCAGCCGAAGGATTCCAACGAAGTCGCGCTGCCGGAAGACATGGCGAAACAGTTGAACGTCGGCGTTGGAGACACTGTAAGCCTGACCTCCCGATATGCGGTAGGCGACGATGGCAAAGCCAAGGCGGACAACGTGCGCGTGGTAGGACTCACGTCCGATCCGAACGGCGCCTACTCATACTATGGTGGTGCGATCGTAGGATCCAACAATCTGCTTGCCGCAATGCAGGGAGTGGACGATTTCAACGCCACCGGAACAACAATGGTGTATCTCGACCTTGCCTTGGATGGAAACAGCGTATCCGCAAAAACCATCAACGGTGTGAAAGCGTTGCTGCCAAAGCATTTCGATCTGATGTCACGACAGCAAATCAGTGACGAAAGCATCAAATCCTTAAGCGGCAACCAAACCAACATCGTCACCACATTCCTTATGTGCTTCGGCGTGCTTGCCATGTTCGTGGCGGCTCTGGTGATCGCCAACACGTTCCAAGTGCTCGTGGCGCAACGCCGCCGCACACTCGCCTTGCTACGCACCATCGGCGCAAAGAAAGGCCAACTGTATGGTTCCGTGCTGTTCGAAGCGGTGGTGCTCGGCTTCGTCGCATCCGTGCTTGGCGTGGTGCTTGGAAGCCTGCTCATGTGGGGCATGTGCGTCAGCGACATCATGCAGGCGGGTATGCGGTTCAACTTCTCCTGGCAAGCCGCCGTCGTACCGATTCTCTTCGGCATTGTGGTGACGGTGCTTGCATCCATGGGATCCGCACGTTCCGCCACCGCGGTAACGCCATTGGAGGCATTGCGTCCGATTGAACTGACCGACAACCGTCGTTCCAGCCTTACGCGAGCCATAATCGGTATTCTGATGGTGGCGGTCGGTATCGCCATGGCCATATTCTCCATCTGGCAGGTGCAGGCCACCAACGGCGGCGAGGATGCGAGCGGCGATCAATTCACGATGATTCTGCTCATAGCCATCGCCGGTGCCGCACTGGTGTTCCTCGGCATGGTGGTCACCGCGGTATTCTGGATGCCGACCCTCATGAAGGGCGTTGGAGCGTTGGCCTCGCTGACAGGTCCTTCCGCAACAGTTGCACACGCCAACATTCAGAAGAATCCGCGACGCATCGCAGCAACCGGTGCCGCTCTGCTCATCGGTGTCACCTTGGTCTCCACCATCGCAACCGGTGCCGCTAGCGCCAAAGAGACTATGAATGGTGCGCTCGCCACCCGTTATAGCGTCGACATCGTGGCCATGGGCGATGACATCAGCCAGCAAATGGTCAAGGATGTATCTGACATCAACGGCGTGTCCGACACGTTGTATGCGCCGGCGGTTTCCGTGACCTTGGAGAAAGCGGATGGAACCCAGCCTACGTCCGCATTGCTGGTTGGCGTGAAAAACATCGATCAGGTCAAGCAGGTCATGCGTGCCAACTTGGGTAACGCCTCCATCGACAGTGATAGCGTGCTCATGCCAACATACAATGCGCAAACCGGCAAGGAGCTGCAGTTCGCCAATGGCACGGCTGATTTCTCCACTGAATGGAACCAGAACGGCGACGCTACGCGTTCGCTGACATTGCAAGCCAACCAAGCCGACTACCGTCGTGTATCCGCGCAATATGGAGCTGTCGGATTCGTGGATGAAAGCCATTTCACCAATGGTGACCTTGACGCCGCCACCCATGTGTTGCTGGTCAAGGCAGACACTGACAAGTCGGGAGTTTCCGTTGACGACATCTACAACGACATGCAGGCCGCATTGGAGAAGAGCACTGATGCGACAGTGACCGGACCGATCGCCGAACGCATCGTATGGGCGAACATGATTGACTCCATGATGATGCTTCTGGTGGGGTTGATCGCCGTGGCCGTGCTCATCGCACTTGTCGGCGTAGCCAACACGCTGTCGCTGTCAGTGATCGAACGCACCCGAGAATCCGCCACACTGCGTGCCATCGGCATGACGCGAGGCCAGTTGCGACGCTCCCTCGCGGTGGAAGCCCTGCTCATCTCGCTGGTATCCGGCATCTCGGGCGTACTGCTTGGCACACTGTTCGGCTGGCTGGGCGCATACGTGGTGTTCAGCATGTACGGCAAAGTGGTGTTCCCGTTCGAATGGGGCATTAACGGCATCGTACTCGCCGTGGCAGCCGTGGCAGCACTGCTCGCCAGCGTATTCCCCGCACGCAGGGCAGTGAGCACGCCTCCTGTTGAGGCGCTCGCCGAAGCCTGA
- a CDS encoding response regulator — protein MSEEQKIRVVIADDQELVRAGFAMVIGSQPDMAVAAQARDGAEAVALAETLHPDVVLMDVRMPGMDGIEATRQISALRHRFAADGTQSEVTHTKVIILTTFDLDEYVMAAITAGASGFLLKDTEPETLLNSIRTVFQGNAIIAPSATKRLIEKMMEGDFMAANVGRPENSATTSTTDSTYTDPELDDLTDREREVLIEIAHGLSNQEIADKLFISLPTVKTHVAHILAKINARDRVQAVVFAYENHLV, from the coding sequence ATGAGCGAGGAACAGAAGATTCGTGTGGTCATTGCCGATGATCAGGAATTGGTACGTGCCGGTTTCGCCATGGTGATCGGCTCCCAACCTGATATGGCGGTTGCGGCGCAGGCTCGCGATGGCGCGGAAGCTGTGGCGTTGGCGGAAACGCTGCATCCTGACGTGGTGTTGATGGACGTGCGCATGCCCGGCATGGATGGTATCGAGGCGACCCGGCAGATCAGTGCGTTGCGGCATCGCTTCGCTGCCGATGGAACGCAATCAGAAGTCACTCATACCAAAGTGATCATTCTGACGACATTCGACTTGGATGAATATGTTATGGCTGCGATCACTGCCGGAGCGTCCGGTTTTCTGCTGAAAGATACGGAACCGGAAACATTGCTGAATTCGATTCGCACGGTTTTTCAAGGTAATGCGATTATCGCACCGTCCGCCACGAAACGTCTTATCGAGAAAATGATGGAAGGCGATTTCATGGCTGCGAACGTTGGTAGGCCTGAAAATTCCGCAACTACTTCTACTACGGATTCAACATATACCGATCCGGAATTGGATGACCTGACCGACCGCGAGCGCGAAGTGCTTATTGAGATCGCGCATGGATTGTCGAATCAGGAGATTGCCGACAAGCTTTTCATCAGCCTGCCGACGGTGAAAACGCATGTGGCGCATATTCTGGCGAAAATCAATGCACGTGACCGCGTACAGGCGGTGGTGTTCGCTTACGAAAACCATTTGGTCTGA
- a CDS encoding sensor histidine kinase, whose amino-acid sequence MSNFKQRLLSWMHGHVFAGDLILTLVIGVRLFGVTGSITYNPGLLFDLNPSIQMAWEAAMLIPLLIRRWRPQTGALLCVALALTHLIFGPCILGADILALVMLYSVIVYGNPKNTKAFIILALAIGLLASALMAWTMTNGPLLTGGKVHTWSSWNGSNPNGAMVTEVTLGSIYTGTSMSEVADMVAQYMLVLTPIFEVCIISTVIVAFWQRARLATVRMMRERNEAIAARDQDERDIAALAERARIARDMHDVVAHTLSIIIVQSDGGRYAGTHDPAVARNTMETIRHESERALHDMQRLLGVFGGSPHADYNDIGNLVEQARNVSPDIRIRRNITGTASPEQLGEQASIASYHVVQEALTNIRKYAGPHVDVHIKESWNNGLLTLSVTDNGRGAAANIDGHTPGYGLLGMKERIESAGGSLQAGPQLGGGFEVMATLPYGGKEPATDETGEQYASEQSESCNTTAISSKAKLSDEAIAPHTAVNISARIPDQPSEQTQETNPPTGRDHRSNALQHLRITAPNLHDLLISLKLKSVELANTSNSRGLNWVERVSAWTQHHYVLMDSVGAVILVMLLNRMSITFFFDSSRDAQLSHAIAACCLLALALRRRFPETCALIVFVLSVVQLVLLGLIEVGHIVASLCALYSAVLYGREHAWRWTGLAAVTCSALMGLKIAADQHGYTTLFGAIAASAGLTKPVSATSSSSAAFFTGVMYTVAVLMLCAGIMAWARWARSSDSNALVLQAREEALVAEQEKQRILAANMERDRISASIQAEVTATLNSVISQAVDGIHMLDSAEAQGKEPTADEISAAFKAIGEQGRAALKRMRELLGVLRETGFSDDAHAGSASELQLRPAAPLEEQLQRVSR is encoded by the coding sequence ATGTCGAATTTCAAGCAGCGTCTCTTGTCGTGGATGCATGGTCATGTCTTCGCAGGCGATCTCATCCTCACGCTTGTTATAGGTGTTCGGCTGTTCGGCGTGACCGGCAGCATCACCTATAATCCGGGATTGCTGTTTGACCTTAATCCTTCCATACAGATGGCGTGGGAAGCGGCAATGCTGATCCCGCTGCTGATTCGTCGATGGCGGCCACAGACCGGAGCGTTGCTCTGTGTGGCATTGGCCTTGACGCATCTCATATTCGGCCCTTGCATATTGGGCGCCGATATTCTGGCATTGGTCATGCTGTATTCGGTGATCGTCTACGGCAATCCCAAAAACACGAAAGCCTTCATTATTTTGGCGTTGGCCATCGGTCTTCTGGCTTCGGCGTTGATGGCATGGACCATGACCAATGGGCCGCTGCTCACCGGTGGCAAAGTGCATACGTGGAGCAGTTGGAATGGCTCAAATCCAAATGGCGCAATGGTCACGGAAGTCACTCTCGGCTCCATCTACACAGGAACATCCATGTCGGAAGTCGCCGACATGGTGGCGCAATACATGCTGGTGCTGACGCCGATTTTCGAAGTATGTATCATTTCCACCGTCATTGTAGCGTTCTGGCAGCGTGCCCGTCTGGCAACCGTTCGCATGATGCGGGAACGCAATGAGGCAATCGCCGCGCGAGACCAGGACGAACGCGATATCGCCGCGTTGGCGGAACGAGCACGCATCGCACGTGACATGCACGATGTGGTGGCGCACACCCTGTCAATCATCATCGTGCAGTCTGATGGCGGCCGCTATGCAGGCACGCATGATCCCGCGGTGGCTAGAAACACCATGGAGACGATTCGACACGAATCGGAACGCGCACTGCATGACATGCAACGTCTTCTGGGAGTATTCGGGGGTTCACCGCACGCCGATTATAACGATATCGGCAATCTTGTGGAACAAGCGCGAAACGTCTCCCCCGACATTCGAATCCGACGGAATATCACCGGCACCGCCAGCCCAGAACAACTCGGTGAACAAGCCTCGATAGCTTCCTACCATGTAGTGCAGGAGGCGCTGACGAATATCCGCAAGTATGCGGGGCCGCACGTCGATGTGCATATCAAAGAGTCATGGAACAACGGTTTGCTCACTTTGAGCGTCACCGACAATGGTCGTGGCGCGGCGGCCAATATCGACGGGCATACGCCAGGTTACGGCCTGTTGGGCATGAAGGAACGCATCGAATCGGCCGGAGGCTCATTGCAGGCTGGCCCTCAACTCGGCGGAGGCTTCGAAGTTATGGCCACCCTGCCTTACGGCGGTAAAGAGCCAGCGACAGACGAAACCGGCGAACAGTATGCCTCGGAACAGTCCGAATCTTGCAACACAACTGCCATATCCAGCAAAGCGAAATTATCCGACGAAGCAATCGCACCTCACACAGCCGTCAACATATCGGCGCGAATCCCAGATCAACCATCGGAACAGACGCAGGAAACCAACCCACCAACCGGTCGCGATCATCGTTCGAACGCCCTGCAACACTTGCGCATTACCGCACCCAATCTGCATGATTTGCTCATATCGTTGAAACTGAAATCCGTAGAACTTGCCAATACATCCAATTCGCGAGGGCTGAATTGGGTGGAACGTGTTTCCGCGTGGACGCAGCACCATTATGTGCTCATGGATTCCGTTGGCGCCGTGATATTGGTCATGCTGCTGAATCGCATGTCGATTACGTTCTTTTTTGATAGTTCACGCGATGCGCAGCTCTCTCATGCGATCGCCGCATGCTGCTTGCTGGCGCTGGCTCTTCGACGCAGGTTCCCCGAGACTTGCGCGCTTATTGTGTTCGTATTGTCGGTTGTGCAATTGGTGCTTTTGGGATTGATTGAGGTTGGACATATCGTAGCGTCGCTGTGTGCGCTGTATTCAGCCGTATTGTATGGGCGTGAACACGCATGGCGCTGGACCGGTCTTGCCGCTGTCACCTGTTCAGCTCTGATGGGCTTGAAAATCGCAGCCGACCAGCACGGATACACTACCTTGTTCGGCGCCATCGCCGCTTCCGCGGGCTTAACAAAACCGGTTTCAGCCACGTCAAGTAGTAGTGCAGCGTTCTTTACCGGTGTCATGTATACGGTTGCAGTGCTGATGCTGTGCGCCGGCATCATGGCGTGGGCACGTTGGGCGCGTTCCAGCGATTCAAACGCACTGGTATTGCAGGCTCGCGAAGAGGCACTGGTGGCCGAGCAGGAGAAGCAGCGTATTCTCGCGGCGAATATGGAACGTGACCGTATCAGTGCCAGCATTCAGGCTGAAGTCACCGCCACGTTGAACAGCGTGATCAGCCAGGCCGTCGATGGTATTCATATGTTGGACAGCGCCGAAGCACAAGGCAAGGAGCCTACCGCCGACGAGATTTCCGCAGCGTTCAAAGCCATTGGCGAGCAGGGGCGCGCCGCGCTCAAGCGTATGCGCGAACTGCTTGGCGTGCTTCGTGAGACTGGTTTCAGCGATGACGCTCATGCCGGTAGTGCGAGCGAACTGCAGTTGAGGCCCGCGGCACCGTTGGAGGAGCAGCTGCAGCGCGTGTCTCGATAG
- a CDS encoding alpha/beta fold hydrolase — MTLLSEYYVPGLHIEDRSIKVPLDWTGHEPGHGFDGESISLFYRVVTAPEHVHDDLPLLVFLQGGPGGSGPRPLGPSSDGWIEEAIKHFRVVLPDQRGTGRSSRVDTHVIEGMDGDGKAGAAFLKRFLADSIVRDFEHLRRTEFGGARWVTLGQSYGGFLTLTYLSLFPQGVIASFTTGGIPHVPADATDVYRHTFPRMAAKTKQFYERYPIDIERAATVADILRSRKVTLPNGDPLTVERFQCLGSDFGMKPSFERVHWILDQAFLDGDGSASTSTELSDEFLSSVMDATSSRPLYWPLQEFIYANGELKTPIRWAAQRVRCEHPEFAGDIRPLNFTGEAMFPWMFEQERALRPFKPAMDVLMEDTHFGTIYDADQLARNEVPLQAAVYFDDMYVDSGLQLDTLSRVGRSHYWTTNEFEHDGVHGSTVFRHLFTEALNRGDLAELF, encoded by the coding sequence ATGACGTTGCTGAGCGAATACTACGTGCCCGGATTGCATATTGAGGATCGTTCCATCAAGGTGCCGTTGGATTGGACGGGCCACGAGCCCGGTCATGGGTTCGATGGCGAATCGATCAGCCTGTTCTACCGTGTGGTCACCGCTCCCGAACATGTGCATGACGACCTGCCGCTACTCGTGTTCCTGCAGGGCGGCCCAGGCGGTTCCGGTCCACGTCCGCTCGGCCCAAGTTCCGATGGCTGGATCGAGGAAGCGATCAAGCATTTCCGCGTGGTATTGCCGGATCAACGTGGTACGGGGCGTTCGTCTCGTGTCGACACGCATGTGATTGAGGGCATGGACGGCGACGGCAAGGCCGGTGCCGCGTTTTTGAAGCGTTTCCTCGCTGATTCGATCGTTCGTGATTTCGAGCATCTGCGTCGCACCGAATTCGGGGGCGCACGTTGGGTCACGCTTGGTCAAAGCTATGGCGGATTCCTGACATTGACGTATCTTTCGCTGTTCCCGCAAGGGGTTATCGCCAGCTTCACTACGGGCGGTATTCCGCACGTTCCCGCCGATGCGACCGACGTGTACCGTCATACGTTCCCGCGCATGGCGGCAAAGACGAAGCAGTTCTACGAGCGCTACCCGATCGATATCGAACGTGCCGCTACGGTTGCCGACATACTGCGATCTCGCAAGGTCACATTGCCGAACGGCGATCCGCTTACGGTGGAACGCTTCCAATGCTTGGGATCCGATTTCGGTATGAAGCCAAGTTTCGAACGCGTGCATTGGATTCTTGATCAGGCATTCCTTGACGGAGACGGTTCGGCCTCGACATCGACGGAACTGTCTGACGAATTCCTGTCTTCCGTGATGGATGCGACCTCGTCTCGCCCACTGTATTGGCCGTTGCAGGAGTTCATCTACGCCAACGGCGAGCTGAAAACGCCGATTCGCTGGGCCGCCCAGCGCGTGCGCTGCGAGCATCCGGAATTCGCGGGTGACATTCGTCCGCTTAATTTCACCGGCGAGGCCATGTTCCCGTGGATGTTCGAGCAGGAACGTGCGTTGCGTCCGTTCAAACCTGCCATGGACGTGCTTATGGAAGACACGCACTTCGGCACGATCTACGATGCCGACCAGTTGGCTCGCAACGAGGTTCCGCTGCAGGCCGCCGTCTATTTTGACGACATGTACGTCGATTCTGGATTGCAGCTCGACACGCTGTCTCGCGTCGGTCGTTCACATTATTGGACTACCAACGAGTTTGAACATGACGGCGTGCATGGTTCCACCGTGTTCAGACATCTGTTTACCGAGGCGTTGAACCGCGGAGATTTGGCGGAGTTGTTCTGA